Proteins co-encoded in one Etheostoma spectabile isolate EspeVRDwgs_2016 unplaced genomic scaffold, UIUC_Espe_1.0 scaffold00004905, whole genome shotgun sequence genomic window:
- the LOC116677344 gene encoding uncharacterized protein LOC116677344: MALVILLCAVSLLHSCEAQEPRAETPVFVKKGEDVFLNVTIANVNDTDLVFWRFKKSVNLVRFDAAAKPTIFSGYSGRIEVLEKYSVKLKNLQEADSGVYAAVLSGSEDKQITGYKITVQDPVSPVILSVDSVSSSSVWCNLTVSCRAQDSHINSTFRCDTHTCSQEGGERQQVTPSASALHVYLSNGSIICNHSNQVSWTKDMKTIKTLCQHDGHDPSTNAISVGAGVGIGILLFLCVAALVAAAFCYHQKKGQDTREIRENTVYEVPQVLPTALTQSSTVEGLSPTSTYCLVGPHTASLDSRPTLPESLYAQVDKPGRILNK; this comes from the exons AGCCCAGAGCTGAGACTCCTGTGTTTGTGAAGAAGGGAGAGGACGTGTTTCTGAATGTCACAATAGCTAATGTTAATGATACAGATTTAGTTTTCTGGAGattcaaaaaaagtgttaatttagTACGATTTGATGCTGCTGCAAAACCAACAATCTTTAGTGGTTACTCTGGAAGGATTGAGGTCCTTGAGAAATACTCTGTGAAACTGAAGAATCTACAAGAGGCAGACAGTGGAGTTTATGCTGCAGTACTGTCTGGGAGTGAAGACAAACAAATAACTGGATACAAGATCACAGTCCAAG ATCCAGTGTCTCCAGTTATTCTGTCAGTGGACTCTGTGTCCAGCAGCTCAGTCTGGTGTAACCTGACAGTGAGCTGCAGAGCACAGGACTCTCACATTAACAGCACCTTTAGATGTGACACCCACACCTGCAgtcaggagggaggagagagacaacAGGTCACACCCTCTGCTTCTGCTCTCCATGTCTACCTGTCCAATGGCTCCATCATCTGTAACCATAGCAACCAGGTCAGCTGGACAAAGGacatgaaaacaattaaaactctCTGCCAACATGATG GTCATGATCCATCCACCAATGCCATCTCTGTGGGTGCTGGTGTTGGCATAGGCATCCTTCTCTTCCTATGTGTTGCAGCATTAgtagcagcagcattttgttaTCATCAAAAGAAAGGACAAG ATACAAGAGAGATCCGGGAGAATACAGTATATGAAGTTCCCCAG GTCCTACCTACAGCTTTAACTCAGAGTTCAACAGTTGAAGGTCTTTCGCCGACCTCCACCTACTGCTTGGTAGGGCCTCACACTGCATCTCTGGATTCCAGGCCGACTCTGCCAGAGAGTCTGTATGCTCAGGTGGATAAGCCTGGCAGAATCTTGAACAAGTAA